The Cyprinus carpio isolate SPL01 chromosome A9, ASM1834038v1, whole genome shotgun sequence genome window below encodes:
- the LOC109105712 gene encoding UBX domain-containing protein 4-like, with protein sequence MRWFEGSIPAAIAAAKERRCVFVVVITGSDGQSAQLMSGWETDSVSEAAQNCCVAIRLDAQSEACVQFSQIYPVVCVPSSFFIGENGVPLEVIAGSVTEDELQRRILRVTQMHTQQIEDAERADQTDAHGSAASKESLSVPPEEHRASGHVTPAEEEPQPDQALDDKVQRLTKKLEERREQKKKAEEENELKKEVERRKTGKEMLDFKRQQEEEKTKRLLEERNREKAEERAARERVKQQIALDRADRAARYAQSQQDAEAARLAALQARDAKRDAAQRERSAVARIQFRLPDGSSFTNQFPSETRLLEARQFAAQEVGNRYGQFSLATMFPRREFTAEDLEKSLLELDLAPSASIVLLPQSSRPSNTVVHSSAGGGVWAMLGSLLYPLLAVWRFISGFLFSSPPPPAAAQNQPTTNTYGSSAAAEPQRDAVRKRVHEKRPEDFKKEGKIYRLRTQEDNEDDNNTWNGNSTQQM encoded by the exons atGCGCTGGTTCGAGGGCTCGATCCCGGCGGCCATCGCGGCAGCTAAAGAGCGCAGATGCGTGTTTGTGGTGGTGATCACAG ggagtGATGGTCAGTCCGCTCAGCTGATGTCCGGCTGGGAGACAGACAGTGTGTCCGAAGCGGCTCAGAACTGCTGTGTGGCCATTCGACTGGACGCTCAGag TGAGGCGTGTGTCCAGTTCTCTCAGATCT ATCCGGTGGTGTGCGTCCCGTCCAGCTTCTTCATCGGAGAGAACGGCGTTCCTCTGGAGGTGATCGCAGGCAGCGTGACGGAGGACGAGCTCCAGCGCAGGATCCTCAGAGTCACGCAG ATGCACACGCAGCAGATTGAAGATGCAGAGAGAGCGGATCAGACGGACGCTCACGGCTCCGCCGCGTCTAAAG AATCCCTGTCTGTGCCACCGGAGGAGCACCGAGCGTCAGGTCACGTGACCCCAGCTGAAGAGGAACCACAGCCGGACCAGGCCCTGGATGACAAGGTGCAGAG ATTAACAAAGAAGCTGGAGGAAAGACGCGAGCAGAAGAAGAAAGCAGAAGAAGAG AATGAGCTGAAGAAGGAGGTGGAGAGGCGTAAGACGGGGAAGGAGATGCTGGACTTCAAGaggcagcaggaggaggagaagacCAAGCGTCTGCTGGAGGAGAGGAATCGAGAGAAGGCCGAGGAGCGAGCGGCCAGAGAGCGGGTCAAGCAGCAGATCGCGCTG GACCGTGCTGACCGAGCGGCCCGTTACGCTCAGAGCCAGCAGGACGCGGAGGCGGCTCGACTAGCAGCGCTGCAGGCCCGAGACGCCAAGAGAGACGCCGCGCAGCGAGAGAGGAG TGCGGTTGCCAGGATACAGTTCCGTCTGCCTGACGGCTCGTCCTTCACTAACCAGTTCCCATCAGAGACGCGTCTGCTGGAGGCCCGGCAGTTTGCTGCTCAG GAGGTTGGGAACCGATACGGTCAGTTTTCACTGGCCACCATGTTCCCCCGGAGAGAGTTCACAGCTGAAGATCTGGAGAAATCACTGCTGGAGCTGGATCTGGCCCCCAGCGCCTCCATCGTACTGCTTCCT CAGTCCAGCCGCCCGTCCAACACTGTGGTGCACTCGTCTGCGGGCGGAGGCGTCTGGGCCATGCTGGGGTCACTGCTGTACCCACTGCTGGCCGTCTGGAGGTTCATCAGCGGCTTCCTGTTCAGCAGCCCTCCTCCACCTGCTGCAGCCCAGAACCAACCTACGACAAACACGTACGGCTCCAGCGCTGCCGCAGAACCACAGAG AGATGCGGTTCGTAAGAGAGTTCATGAGAAGAGGCCTGAGGACTTCAAGAAAGAAGGTAAAATATACCGACTACGGACTCAAGAAGACAACGAGGACGACAACAACACCTGGAACGGGAACTCCACGCAGCAGATGTAG